One Solanum lycopersicum chromosome 2, SLM_r2.1 genomic region harbors:
- the LOC138342181 gene encoding uncharacterized protein — protein MNEQIAKKIISSAKRVNDPFINQNKRVFANGCWLCLLRRWGLVADVAAAACVGAVAHHLRERQRGERDGGRREGERGRQWLVRGKKGRRRWERGGREEKGRRKREKKRGWRLFEGGDYRRREWRKWGGCWREGRKRRRKMEEREKGGWRGEERSDGREKKRGRATGERGAPGSCCFRRLLGEEEGAERERERERRGGLERGGGRE, from the exons ATGAATGAGCAAATTGCCAAGAAAATAATTAGTTCAGCTAAACGAGTGAATGACCCATTCATCAATCAAAACAAAAG AGTGTTTGCCAATGGTTGTTGGCTGTGTCTTCTTCGCCGGTGGGGGCTGGTGGCTGACGTTGCTGCTGCTGCGTGCGTCGGAGCGGTTGCTCACCATTTGCGAGAGAGACAACGAGGAGAGAGAGATGGAGGAAGACGAGAGGGAGAAAGAGGGAGGCAGTGGCTGGTGAGAGGAAAAAAAGGGAGGAGGCGATGGGAGAGGGGAGGAAGAGAGGAGAAGGGACGACGGAAGAGGGAGAAGAAGAGGGGGTGGCGGCTGTTTGAGGGTGGCGATTATCGCCGGCGAGAATGGAGGAAATGGGGCGGCTGCTGGAGAGAGGGGAGGAAGAGAAGGAGAAAAATGGAGGAGAGGGAGAAAGGCGGCTGGAGAGGGGAAGAGAGGAGCGATGGGAGGGAGAAGAAGAGAGGGAGAGCGACGGGAGAGAGAGGTGCGCCTGGAAGCTGCTGCTTCCGGCGGCTGCTTGGAGAGGAAGAGGGGgcggagagagagagagagagagagaggagaggcGGCTTGGAGAGGGGGGGAGGAAgagaatga
- the LOC101255951 gene encoding dof zinc finger protein DOF1.4 has product MVGECEKMVLISSSTTNQIWPQIDEKNNLMMDSNGTNAATSNNMEKPIQDPSQQQQQQPPPHLKCPRCDSSNTKFCYYNNYSLSQPRHFCKACKRYWTRGGTLRNVPVGGGCRKNKRIKRPSVNSSSSTTTTSHDIITTSTPNIVNPSHHHQLHHGVVHNNIDHLSTTNSQNHLNPLFYGLTHERSDLNIPFARLFNSRVSSHAGGVDPEGQVYSLTDNIPGLMDRRMGLGFSNSSGGVVNMGHENNNNNNNSSSSNYGHGGFNPIKQIQDVHVMSTSNCTTSTTSLLSSYPNMFGSSSSTSTMASLIASSLQQQKFMSNINGNSFHSLLTPNNYEELQMSRGENNNTNINNVHEGGGNGITMLKEEKMDLSNHQIHEQIINSSDPSLSWNGAWLDPSNMGSNSVPSLI; this is encoded by the exons ATGGTGGGAGAATGTGAGAAGATGGTACTCATCTCTTCTTCCACTACTAATCAAATATGGCCACAg ATAGATGAGAAAAATAACTTGATGATGGATTCAAATGGTACTAATGCTGCTACTAGTAATAATATGGAGAAACCAATTCAAGATccatcacaacaacaacaacaacaaccaccaCCACATCTTAAATGTCCTCGTTGCGATTCGTCTAATACAAAGTTTTGTTACTACAACAATTATAGTTTGTCTCAGCCAAGGCACTTTTGCAAGGCATGTAAAAGGTATTGGACTAGAGGAGGAACATTAAGGAATGTACCAGTTGGAGGTGGATGTAGGAAGAACAAAAGAATCAAGAGACCATCAgttaattcttcttcttctactactactactagtCATGATATAATTACTACTTCAACTCcaaatattgtaaaccctagcCACCATCATCAACTTCATCATGGAGTAGTCCATAATAATATTGATCACCTATCTACTACAAATTCACAAAATCATCTTAACCCTTTATTTTATGGGTTGACACATGAGAGGTCTGATCTCAACATTCCATTTGCAAGGCTTTTTAATTCTAGGGTTTCGAGTCATGCTGGAGGAGTCGACCCTGAGGGACAAGTGTATTCCTTAACCGACAATATCCCGGGATTAATGGATCGTCGTATGGGGCTAGGGTTTTCAAATTCTTCTGGAGGAGTAGTCAATATGGGTcatgagaataataataataataataatagtagtagtagtaattaTGGGCATGGTGGGTTCAATCCTATTAAGCAAATCCAAGATGTTCATGTCATGAGTACTAGTAATTGTACAACTTCAACTACTTCACTTCTTTCAAGTTACCCTAATATGTTTGgatcttcatcatcaacatcaacTATGGCTTCTCTTATAGCTTCAAGTCTTCAACAACAAAAGTTCATGTCTAATATTAATGGTAACAGTTTTCACAGCTTGTTGACTCCTAATAATTATGAGGAATTGCAAATGTCAAGGGGGGAAAACAACAATACTAATATCAATAATGTCCATGAAGGTGGTGGAAATGGGATCACAATgttgaaagaagagaaaatggaTCTATCAAATCATCAAATTCAtgaacaaattattaattcatcTGATCCTTCACTTTCTTGGAATGGTGCTTGGCTTGATCCTTCAAATATGGGGTCTAATTCAGTCCCTTCTCTCATCTAG